In one Cyclopterus lumpus isolate fCycLum1 chromosome 22, fCycLum1.pri, whole genome shotgun sequence genomic region, the following are encoded:
- the hmgcl gene encoding hydroxymethylglutaryl-CoA lyase, mitochondrial isoform X2, which yields MAAVMRFVNRSAFGPAMGQQYVAFSSAAKAGVRAGQALPEKVKIVEVGPRDGLQNEKTIVPTETKIHLIDMLSASGLSVIEATSFVSPKWVPQMADQVEVMKGIGRKPGVSYPVLTPNLKGFQAAVKAGASEVAIFGAASELFSKKNINCSVEESLQRFDEVMRTAKEAGVPVRGYVSCVLGCPYEGKVAPEKVAHVAKRLYSMGCYEISLGDTIGVGTPGSMSKMLEVVSREVPVNALAVHCHDTYGQALANILVALQMGISVVDSSVAGLGGCPYAHGASGNVATEDVVYMLHGLGIQTGVDLPKLMDAGAFICRTLNRKSNSKVAQATCKL from the exons ATGGCGGCTGTCATGAGATTTGTCAACAGAAGCGCTTTCGGTCCGGCAATGGGTCAGCAGTACGTGGCGTTTAGCTCAGCAGCAAAG gctggAGTAAGAGCAGGCCAAGCTCTTCCGGAGAAGGTGAAGATAGTGGAGGTGGGACCCAGAGATGGGCTTCAGAATGAAAAG ACTATCGTGCCAACGGAGACTAAAATCCATTTGATCGACATGTTGTCAGCGTCGGGGCTGTCGGTCATTGAGGCCACCAGCTTTGTATCACCCAAATGGGTTCCACAG ATGGCAGACcaggtggaggtgatgaaggggaTCGGTAGGAAACCTGGAGTGTCTTACCCGGTCCTCACCCCCAACCTCAAGGGTTTCCAGGCGGCT GTGAAGGCAGGCGCATCAGAGGTAGCCATATTTGGTGCCGCATCTGAGCTGTTCAGTAAGAAGAACATAAACTGCTCAGTGGAAGAGAGTTTACAGCGCTTTGACGAGGTTATGAGAACAGCTAAAGAGGCCGGCGTGCCAGTTAGAGG ttaTGTGTCATGTGTTCTTGGATGTCCGTATGAAGGCAAGGTGGCACCTGAAAAAGTTGCACAT GTAGCTAAGCGACTGTACTCCATGGGCTGCTATGAGATCTCTCTGGGTGACACTATTGGAGTCGGGACCCCAGGCAGCATGAGCAAAATGCTGGAGGTGGTGAGCAGAGAGGTGCCAGTTAATGCCTTGGCCGTGCACTGCCACGATACCTACGGCCAGGCCCTGGCTAACATCCTCGTAGCCCTACAG aTGGGAATCAGTGTGGTAGACTCGTCAGTAGCTGGGCTGGGCGGCTGTCCCTATGCCCATGGGGCCTCTGGAAATGTTGCGACTGAAGATGTAGTCTATATGCTGCATGGACTCGGGATTCAAACA GGAGTGGACCTCCCAAAGCTGATGGACGCTGGAGCTTTCATCTGTCGAACCCTCAACAGAAAGAGCAACTCCAAAGTGGCGCAGGCTACCTGCAAGCTATAG
- the hmgcl gene encoding hydroxymethylglutaryl-CoA lyase, mitochondrial isoform X1, which yields MAAVMRFVNRSAFGPAMGQQYVAFSSAAKVGAAGVRAGQALPEKVKIVEVGPRDGLQNEKTIVPTETKIHLIDMLSASGLSVIEATSFVSPKWVPQMADQVEVMKGIGRKPGVSYPVLTPNLKGFQAAVKAGASEVAIFGAASELFSKKNINCSVEESLQRFDEVMRTAKEAGVPVRGYVSCVLGCPYEGKVAPEKVAHVAKRLYSMGCYEISLGDTIGVGTPGSMSKMLEVVSREVPVNALAVHCHDTYGQALANILVALQMGISVVDSSVAGLGGCPYAHGASGNVATEDVVYMLHGLGIQTGVDLPKLMDAGAFICRTLNRKSNSKVAQATCKL from the exons ATGGCGGCTGTCATGAGATTTGTCAACAGAAGCGCTTTCGGTCCGGCAATGGGTCAGCAGTACGTGGCGTTTAGCTCAGCAGCAAAGGTCGGTGCG gctggAGTAAGAGCAGGCCAAGCTCTTCCGGAGAAGGTGAAGATAGTGGAGGTGGGACCCAGAGATGGGCTTCAGAATGAAAAG ACTATCGTGCCAACGGAGACTAAAATCCATTTGATCGACATGTTGTCAGCGTCGGGGCTGTCGGTCATTGAGGCCACCAGCTTTGTATCACCCAAATGGGTTCCACAG ATGGCAGACcaggtggaggtgatgaaggggaTCGGTAGGAAACCTGGAGTGTCTTACCCGGTCCTCACCCCCAACCTCAAGGGTTTCCAGGCGGCT GTGAAGGCAGGCGCATCAGAGGTAGCCATATTTGGTGCCGCATCTGAGCTGTTCAGTAAGAAGAACATAAACTGCTCAGTGGAAGAGAGTTTACAGCGCTTTGACGAGGTTATGAGAACAGCTAAAGAGGCCGGCGTGCCAGTTAGAGG ttaTGTGTCATGTGTTCTTGGATGTCCGTATGAAGGCAAGGTGGCACCTGAAAAAGTTGCACAT GTAGCTAAGCGACTGTACTCCATGGGCTGCTATGAGATCTCTCTGGGTGACACTATTGGAGTCGGGACCCCAGGCAGCATGAGCAAAATGCTGGAGGTGGTGAGCAGAGAGGTGCCAGTTAATGCCTTGGCCGTGCACTGCCACGATACCTACGGCCAGGCCCTGGCTAACATCCTCGTAGCCCTACAG aTGGGAATCAGTGTGGTAGACTCGTCAGTAGCTGGGCTGGGCGGCTGTCCCTATGCCCATGGGGCCTCTGGAAATGTTGCGACTGAAGATGTAGTCTATATGCTGCATGGACTCGGGATTCAAACA GGAGTGGACCTCCCAAAGCTGATGGACGCTGGAGCTTTCATCTGTCGAACCCTCAACAGAAAGAGCAACTCCAAAGTGGCGCAGGCTACCTGCAAGCTATAG
- the gale gene encoding UDP-glucose 4-epimerase isoform X2, whose translation MAGKVLVTGGGGYIGSHCVLELIEAGYQPVVVDNFSNAHREGDVPESIRRVEKLLDTSIEFHELDLLDQTGLEKLFKKHSFSAVIHFAGLKAVGESVEQPLRYYRVNLTASMNLLEVMQAHRVHNLVFSSSATVYGDPQHLPIDEQHPVGGCTNPYGQTKYFIEEMIKDHCKAEKDFNAVLLRYFNPIGAHSSGQIGEDPQGIPNNLLPYVAQVAIGRRKCLSVFGNDYDTIDGTGVRDYIHVVDLAKGHIAALKKLKDNCGCQVYNLGTGTGYSVLQMVKAVEKASGREISYKISPRREGDIASCYADPRLAEKELGWKAHFDLERMCEDLWRWQSMNPTGFSNGSAS comes from the exons ATGGCAGGGAAGGTGCTGGTCACAGGTGGAGGAGGCTACATTGGGAGCCACTGTGTGTTGGAGCTCATTGAAGCAGGTTACCAGCCGGTCGTGGTCGATAACTTCAGTAACGCTCACAGAG AAGGGGATGTTCCAGAGAGCATACGTAGGGTAGAGAAGCTCCTGGACACCAGCATTGAGTTTCATGAACTTGATCTTTTGGACCAAACTGGCTTGGAAAAACTCTTCAAAAAG CATTCTTTCAGTGCGGTGATACACTTTGCTGGACTGAAGGCGGTTGGGGAGTCAGTGGAGCAGCCTTTACGCTACTACAGAGTCAATCTCACTGCCTCCATGAACCTGCTTGAG GTGATGCAGGCTCACAGGGTGCACAATCTGGTCTTCAGCAGCTCAGCCACGGTGTACGGAGACCCTCAGCACCTTCCCATCGACGAGCAGCACCCTGTGGGCGGCTGCACCAACCCCTACGGCCAGACCAAGTACTTCATTGAGGAGATGATCAAAGACCACTGTAAAGCCGAGAAG GACTTTAATGCAGTGCTGCTGCGTTATTTCAACCCAATTGGAGCTCATTCCTCTGGGCAGATCGGAGAGGACCCTCAGGGTATCCCCAACAACCTGCTGCCATATGTTGCCCAG GTTGCCATTGGGAGAAGAAAGTGCCTCAGTGTGTTTGGGAATGATTATGACACAATTGATGGGACAG GTGTGCGAGATTATATCCATGTCGTTGATCTGGCAAAGGGACACATAGCAGCTCTGAAGAAGCTCAAGGACAACTGCGGCTGCCAG GTTTACAACCTGGGAACGGGTACTGGCTACTCGGTGCTCCAGATGGTGAAAGCCGTGGAGAAAGCGTCAGGGAGAGAG ATCTCATACAAAATTTCTCCGCGTCGGGAAGGAGACATAGCATCCTGCTACGCCGACCCTCGTCTAGCTGAGAAGGAGCTGGGCTGGAAGGCCCATTTTGACCTGGAAAGAATGT GCGAGGACCTGTGGCGCTGGCAGTCCATGAATCCCACTGGATTTTCCAATGGCTCGGCCTCTTGA
- the zbtb8a gene encoding zinc finger and BTB domain-containing protein 8A isoform X2, which translates to MEMVADLGASRLYRAPGESSHQQPQRWFNTADITVAHQSSLLKQLNQQRRQELFCDCSVLVEGQLFRAHRNVLFASSGYFRMLLSQGPDGLSDSVNATFDVFSPETFTVILDFIYSGQLDLSSHNVIEVMSAASYLQMNNVINYCKNFIKSSLDISVKDEDSDRCISLSETCSFISGVGDGTSEQQQQGPGSVSPPPALWTRDNSRSQCGFMGKDPDQESLASSTLKTNPSSPADDLNAEAEDLQDPEDPLYTLPGSERRRGKGGTKRRASNSTRSNQPEDLDIEEARTQKAEKAEELYATLPPMVGVIGHFNQDSNPMMRFKCPFCTHTVKRKADLKRHLRCHTGERPYPCQACNKRFTRLEHLRSHFETIHQARKLVCRKCKCQVTEDTGHVVCEGSRRYRMCTACIQEVDCDDIPMDSLDSANEEPALLLGVDGEEEGDSKRGWMVADDDDLAEDSGADLIIQQVDDSDEELQ; encoded by the exons atggaaatggtGGCAGACTTGGGGGCGAGTAGACTCTATCGGGCGCCGGGTGAATCAAGTCACCA GCAGCCTCAGAGGTGGTTCAACACTGCCGACATCACAGTGGCTCACCAAAGCAGCCTGCTGAAGCAGCTCAACCAGCAGCGGCGCCAGGAGCTTTTCTGTGACTGCAGTGTGCTGGTGGAGGGCCAGCTCTTCAGGGCCCACCGCAACGTCCTGTTCGCCAGCAGCGGCTACTTCCGCATGCTGCTGTCCCAGGGGCCCGACGGGCTGTCCGACTCTGTCAACGCCACCTTCGACGTCTTCAGCCCCGAGACCTTCACGGTCATCCTGGATTTCATCTACTCGGGCCAACTCGACCTCTCGAGTCACAATGTGATTGAGGTGATGTCTGCAGCCAGCTACTTGCAGATGAACAATGTCATCAACTACTGCAAGAACTTCATAAAATCCTCCTTGGACATCAGTGTgaaagatgaagacagtgacCGGTGCATCAGCTTGTCTGAGACCTGCAGTTTTATCAGCGGAGTGGGAGACGGGAcctcagagcagcagcagcaaggccCCGGCTCCGTCAGCCCACCACCGGCGCTCTGGACCAGGGACAACTCACGGTCCCAGTGTGGCTTCATGGGGAAGGACCCGGACCAGGAGTCATTGGCCTCATCAACCCTGAAGACTAACCCAAGCAGCCCTGCTGATGATCTCAATGCAGAGGCAGAAGACCTGCAGGACCCTGAGGACCCTCTGTACACCTTGCCTGGATCAGAGCGCCGGCGAGGTAAAGGGGGAACCAAGAGGAGAGCATCCAACAGCACTCGCTCCAACCAACCTGAAGACTTGGACATCGAGGAGGCGAGGACTCAAAAAGCAGAAAAGGCAGAGGAGCTGTATGCTACTCTGCCACCTATGGTGGGCGTTATTGGACACTTTAATCAAG aCTCCAACCCCATGATGCGTTTCAAATGTcctttttgcacacacacagtgaaaaggAAGGCAGACCTGAAGCGTCACTTGCGCTGCCACACGGGTGAAAGGCCGTACCCCTGTCAGGCCTGCAATAAACGCTTTACACGCCTGGAGCATCTTCGTAGCCATTTTGAGACG ATACATCAAGCCAGGAAGCTGGTGTGCAGGAAGTGTAAGTGTCAGGTGACGGAGGACACCGGGCATGTGGTGTGTGAGGGCTCACGACGCTACCGCATGTGCACTGCATGCATCCAGGAAGTGGATTGTGATGACATCCCCATGGACAGTCTAGATAGTGCCAATGAGGAGCCGGCCCTCTTATTGGGGGTGgacggggaagaggagggggacagCAAGAGGGGCTGGATGGTAGCCGATGACGACGACCTGGCTGAAGACTCGGGGGCCGACCTCATCATCCAGCAAGTGGACGACAGTGATGAAGAGCTGCAGTGA
- the gale gene encoding UDP-glucose 4-epimerase isoform X3 encodes MAGKVLVTGGGGYIGSHCVLELIEAGYQPVVVDNFSNAHRGDVPESIRRVEKLLDTSIEFHELDLLDQTGLEKLFKKHSFSAVIHFAGLKAVGESVEQPLRYYRVNLTASMNLLEVMQAHRVHNLVFSSSATVYGDPQHLPIDEQHPVGGCTNPYGQTKYFIEEMIKDHCKAEKDFNAVLLRYFNPIGAHSSGQIGEDPQGIPNNLLPYVAQVAIGRRKCLSVFGNDYDTIDGTGVRDYIHVVDLAKGHIAALKKLKDNCGCQVYNLGTGTGYSVLQMVKAVEKASGREISYKISPRREGDIASCYADPRLAEKELGWKAHFDLERMCEDLWRWQSMNPTGFSNGSAS; translated from the exons ATGGCAGGGAAGGTGCTGGTCACAGGTGGAGGAGGCTACATTGGGAGCCACTGTGTGTTGGAGCTCATTGAAGCAGGTTACCAGCCGGTCGTGGTCGATAACTTCAGTAACGCTCACAGAG GGGATGTTCCAGAGAGCATACGTAGGGTAGAGAAGCTCCTGGACACCAGCATTGAGTTTCATGAACTTGATCTTTTGGACCAAACTGGCTTGGAAAAACTCTTCAAAAAG CATTCTTTCAGTGCGGTGATACACTTTGCTGGACTGAAGGCGGTTGGGGAGTCAGTGGAGCAGCCTTTACGCTACTACAGAGTCAATCTCACTGCCTCCATGAACCTGCTTGAG GTGATGCAGGCTCACAGGGTGCACAATCTGGTCTTCAGCAGCTCAGCCACGGTGTACGGAGACCCTCAGCACCTTCCCATCGACGAGCAGCACCCTGTGGGCGGCTGCACCAACCCCTACGGCCAGACCAAGTACTTCATTGAGGAGATGATCAAAGACCACTGTAAAGCCGAGAAG GACTTTAATGCAGTGCTGCTGCGTTATTTCAACCCAATTGGAGCTCATTCCTCTGGGCAGATCGGAGAGGACCCTCAGGGTATCCCCAACAACCTGCTGCCATATGTTGCCCAG GTTGCCATTGGGAGAAGAAAGTGCCTCAGTGTGTTTGGGAATGATTATGACACAATTGATGGGACAG GTGTGCGAGATTATATCCATGTCGTTGATCTGGCAAAGGGACACATAGCAGCTCTGAAGAAGCTCAAGGACAACTGCGGCTGCCAG GTTTACAACCTGGGAACGGGTACTGGCTACTCGGTGCTCCAGATGGTGAAAGCCGTGGAGAAAGCGTCAGGGAGAGAG ATCTCATACAAAATTTCTCCGCGTCGGGAAGGAGACATAGCATCCTGCTACGCCGACCCTCGTCTAGCTGAGAAGGAGCTGGGCTGGAAGGCCCATTTTGACCTGGAAAGAATGT GCGAGGACCTGTGGCGCTGGCAGTCCATGAATCCCACTGGATTTTCCAATGGCTCGGCCTCTTGA
- the zbtb8a gene encoding zinc finger and BTB domain-containing protein 8A isoform X1 — translation MVCGPGDSPGQKQRRGRIDSYINGVSLVCLWNLLLIFGVCSIHLMPRQPQRWFNTADITVAHQSSLLKQLNQQRRQELFCDCSVLVEGQLFRAHRNVLFASSGYFRMLLSQGPDGLSDSVNATFDVFSPETFTVILDFIYSGQLDLSSHNVIEVMSAASYLQMNNVINYCKNFIKSSLDISVKDEDSDRCISLSETCSFISGVGDGTSEQQQQGPGSVSPPPALWTRDNSRSQCGFMGKDPDQESLASSTLKTNPSSPADDLNAEAEDLQDPEDPLYTLPGSERRRGKGGTKRRASNSTRSNQPEDLDIEEARTQKAEKAEELYATLPPMVGVIGHFNQDSNPMMRFKCPFCTHTVKRKADLKRHLRCHTGERPYPCQACNKRFTRLEHLRSHFETIHQARKLVCRKCKCQVTEDTGHVVCEGSRRYRMCTACIQEVDCDDIPMDSLDSANEEPALLLGVDGEEEGDSKRGWMVADDDDLAEDSGADLIIQQVDDSDEELQ, via the exons ATGGTGTGCGGACCTGGAGACAGTCCAGGGCAGAAACAAAGACGGGGGAGAATTGACAGCTACATCAATGGGGTGTCACTGGTGTGTTTGTGGAACCTGCTGTTAATATTTGGGGTCTGTAGCATTCACCTTATGCCGAG GCAGCCTCAGAGGTGGTTCAACACTGCCGACATCACAGTGGCTCACCAAAGCAGCCTGCTGAAGCAGCTCAACCAGCAGCGGCGCCAGGAGCTTTTCTGTGACTGCAGTGTGCTGGTGGAGGGCCAGCTCTTCAGGGCCCACCGCAACGTCCTGTTCGCCAGCAGCGGCTACTTCCGCATGCTGCTGTCCCAGGGGCCCGACGGGCTGTCCGACTCTGTCAACGCCACCTTCGACGTCTTCAGCCCCGAGACCTTCACGGTCATCCTGGATTTCATCTACTCGGGCCAACTCGACCTCTCGAGTCACAATGTGATTGAGGTGATGTCTGCAGCCAGCTACTTGCAGATGAACAATGTCATCAACTACTGCAAGAACTTCATAAAATCCTCCTTGGACATCAGTGTgaaagatgaagacagtgacCGGTGCATCAGCTTGTCTGAGACCTGCAGTTTTATCAGCGGAGTGGGAGACGGGAcctcagagcagcagcagcaaggccCCGGCTCCGTCAGCCCACCACCGGCGCTCTGGACCAGGGACAACTCACGGTCCCAGTGTGGCTTCATGGGGAAGGACCCGGACCAGGAGTCATTGGCCTCATCAACCCTGAAGACTAACCCAAGCAGCCCTGCTGATGATCTCAATGCAGAGGCAGAAGACCTGCAGGACCCTGAGGACCCTCTGTACACCTTGCCTGGATCAGAGCGCCGGCGAGGTAAAGGGGGAACCAAGAGGAGAGCATCCAACAGCACTCGCTCCAACCAACCTGAAGACTTGGACATCGAGGAGGCGAGGACTCAAAAAGCAGAAAAGGCAGAGGAGCTGTATGCTACTCTGCCACCTATGGTGGGCGTTATTGGACACTTTAATCAAG aCTCCAACCCCATGATGCGTTTCAAATGTcctttttgcacacacacagtgaaaaggAAGGCAGACCTGAAGCGTCACTTGCGCTGCCACACGGGTGAAAGGCCGTACCCCTGTCAGGCCTGCAATAAACGCTTTACACGCCTGGAGCATCTTCGTAGCCATTTTGAGACG ATACATCAAGCCAGGAAGCTGGTGTGCAGGAAGTGTAAGTGTCAGGTGACGGAGGACACCGGGCATGTGGTGTGTGAGGGCTCACGACGCTACCGCATGTGCACTGCATGCATCCAGGAAGTGGATTGTGATGACATCCCCATGGACAGTCTAGATAGTGCCAATGAGGAGCCGGCCCTCTTATTGGGGGTGgacggggaagaggagggggacagCAAGAGGGGCTGGATGGTAGCCGATGACGACGACCTGGCTGAAGACTCGGGGGCCGACCTCATCATCCAGCAAGTGGACGACAGTGATGAAGAGCTGCAGTGA
- the cx35.4 gene encoding connexin 35.4, producing the protein MDWKTFQALLSGVNKYSTAFGRIWLSVVFVFRVMVYVVAAERVWGDEQKDFDCNTKQPGCANVCYDHFFPISHIRLWALQLIFVTCPSFMVVMHVAYRDDRERRYRAKHGDSNCKLYNNVGKKHGGLWWTYLISLFVKTGIEFSFLYILHYIYDSFYLPRLVKCNVAPCPNLVDCYIGHPTEKKVFTYFMVGASCLCIILNICEIIYLISKRFVRIAKKINRGHRNMNVHQNDYNKDPFNNNKETMLRRDLKDQPPSFRSAFKSSHRVSGLKMEEKIRASAPNLSVS; encoded by the coding sequence ATGGACTGGAAGACCTTCCAAGCCCTCCTCAGTGGGGTCAACAAATACTCCACAGCGTTCGGGCGGATATGGCTGTCtgtggtgtttgtgttcaggGTGATGGTGTACGTGGTGGCAGCGGAGCGAGTGTGGGGCGACGAGCAGAAGGACTTTGACTGCAACACCAAGCAGCCCGGCTGCGCCAACGTCTGCTACGACCACTTCTTCCCCATCTCCCACATCCGTCTGTGGGCTCTGCAGCTCATCTTCGTCACCTGCCCGTCCTTCATGGTGGTCATGCACGTGGCGTACCGTGACGACCGCGAGCGCAGGTACCGGGCGAAGCATGGAGACAGCAACTGTAAGCTGTACAACAATGTTGGCAAGAAGCACGGCGGCTTGTGGTGGACCTATCTGATCAGCCTCTTCGTGAAGACGGGCATCGAGTTCTCTTTCCTCTACATCCTCCACTACATCTACGACAGTTTCTACCTGCCCCGGTTGGTCAAGTGCAACGTGGCGCCCTGCCCCAACCTGGTGGACTGCTACATCGGCCACCCCACTGAGAAGAAGGTCTTCACCTACTTCATGGTTGGAGCTTCATGCCTCTGCATCATCCTGAACATCTGCGAGATCATTTATCTCATCTCCAAGCGCTTTGTACGTATCGCAAAGAAGATCAATAGAGGCCATCGCAACATGAACGTGCATCAGAACGACTACAACAAGGACCCctttaacaacaacaaggagaccATGCTGAGGCGGGACCTGAAAGATCAGCCTCCCTCCTTTAGGAGTGCTTTCAAGTCTTCACACAGGGTATCTGGACTCAAAATGGAAGAGAAGATACGGGCCTCTGCTCCTAATCTGTCTGTTTCTTAG
- the gale gene encoding UDP-glucose 4-epimerase isoform X1: MAGKVLVTGGGGYIGSHCVLELIEAGYQPVVVDNFSNAHRGEGDVPESIRRVEKLLDTSIEFHELDLLDQTGLEKLFKKHSFSAVIHFAGLKAVGESVEQPLRYYRVNLTASMNLLEVMQAHRVHNLVFSSSATVYGDPQHLPIDEQHPVGGCTNPYGQTKYFIEEMIKDHCKAEKDFNAVLLRYFNPIGAHSSGQIGEDPQGIPNNLLPYVAQVAIGRRKCLSVFGNDYDTIDGTGVRDYIHVVDLAKGHIAALKKLKDNCGCQVYNLGTGTGYSVLQMVKAVEKASGREISYKISPRREGDIASCYADPRLAEKELGWKAHFDLERMCEDLWRWQSMNPTGFSNGSAS, encoded by the exons ATGGCAGGGAAGGTGCTGGTCACAGGTGGAGGAGGCTACATTGGGAGCCACTGTGTGTTGGAGCTCATTGAAGCAGGTTACCAGCCGGTCGTGGTCGATAACTTCAGTAACGCTCACAGAG GAGAAGGGGATGTTCCAGAGAGCATACGTAGGGTAGAGAAGCTCCTGGACACCAGCATTGAGTTTCATGAACTTGATCTTTTGGACCAAACTGGCTTGGAAAAACTCTTCAAAAAG CATTCTTTCAGTGCGGTGATACACTTTGCTGGACTGAAGGCGGTTGGGGAGTCAGTGGAGCAGCCTTTACGCTACTACAGAGTCAATCTCACTGCCTCCATGAACCTGCTTGAG GTGATGCAGGCTCACAGGGTGCACAATCTGGTCTTCAGCAGCTCAGCCACGGTGTACGGAGACCCTCAGCACCTTCCCATCGACGAGCAGCACCCTGTGGGCGGCTGCACCAACCCCTACGGCCAGACCAAGTACTTCATTGAGGAGATGATCAAAGACCACTGTAAAGCCGAGAAG GACTTTAATGCAGTGCTGCTGCGTTATTTCAACCCAATTGGAGCTCATTCCTCTGGGCAGATCGGAGAGGACCCTCAGGGTATCCCCAACAACCTGCTGCCATATGTTGCCCAG GTTGCCATTGGGAGAAGAAAGTGCCTCAGTGTGTTTGGGAATGATTATGACACAATTGATGGGACAG GTGTGCGAGATTATATCCATGTCGTTGATCTGGCAAAGGGACACATAGCAGCTCTGAAGAAGCTCAAGGACAACTGCGGCTGCCAG GTTTACAACCTGGGAACGGGTACTGGCTACTCGGTGCTCCAGATGGTGAAAGCCGTGGAGAAAGCGTCAGGGAGAGAG ATCTCATACAAAATTTCTCCGCGTCGGGAAGGAGACATAGCATCCTGCTACGCCGACCCTCGTCTAGCTGAGAAGGAGCTGGGCTGGAAGGCCCATTTTGACCTGGAAAGAATGT GCGAGGACCTGTGGCGCTGGCAGTCCATGAATCCCACTGGATTTTCCAATGGCTCGGCCTCTTGA